Proteins encoded together in one Cicer arietinum cultivar CDC Frontier isolate Library 1 chromosome 4, Cicar.CDCFrontier_v2.0, whole genome shotgun sequence window:
- the LOC101505022 gene encoding 3-ketoacyl-CoA synthase 11-like, whose protein sequence is MEEQRNKLPNFLLSVKLKYVKLGYHYLISNAMYLVLIPLLGVVSTHLATFSLKDLIQLWEILKFNFVSVTLCSSLIVFLATLYFMSRPRSIYLVDFACYKPQEDCICTRETFIEKAYLFGQFGDEILSFQKKIVERSGLGQKTYFPSSLMRVPPNYCMEEARKEAEEVMFGAIDELLEKTGVKAKDIGILIVNCSLFNPTPSLSAMVVNHYKLRGNILSYNLGGMGCSAGLISIDLAKHLLQANPNSYALVVSMENITLNLYLGNNRSMLVSNCLFRMGGAAILLSNKPSDRRRSKYQLVHTVRTHKGADDKSYGCVFQKEDDTKKVGVALSKDLMAVAGEALKTNITTLGPLVLPMSEQLLFFVTLVGRKIFKMKIKPYIPDFKLAFEHFCIHAGGRAVLDELEKNLDLSEWHMEPSRMTLYRFGNTSSSSLWYELAYTEAKGRIKKGDRTWQIAFGSGFKCNSAVWKALKTINPEKEKSPWIDEIHEFPVHVPQVAKIDS, encoded by the exons ATGgaagaacaaagaaataaacttCCTAATTTTCTACTATCCGTGAAACTTAAATATGTGAAACTTGGGTACCATTATTTAATTTCCAATGCTATGTACCTTGTTTTAATTCCTCTACTTGGAGTAGTTTCAACACATTTAGCAACATTTTCACTAAAAGATTTAATTCAATTATGGGAAATTCTAAAATTCAACTTTGTGTCGGTTACACTATGTTCAagtttaatagtatttttagcTACACTTTATTTTATGAGTCGTCCAAGAAGTATTTACTTAGTGGATTTTGCATGCTACAAACCACAAGAAGATTGCATTTGCACAAGGGAAACTTTTATAGAAAAAGCATATTTGTTTGGACAATTTGGTGATGAAATTCTTtcatttcaaaagaaaattgttGAGAGGTCAGGTTTAggacaaaaaacatattttccATCGTCACTAATGAGAGTGCCACCAAATTATTGTATGGAGGAAGCAAGGAAAGAAGCTGAAGAAGTTATGTTTGGAGCAATTGATGAACTTCTTGAAAAAACTGGTGTGAAGGCTAAGGATATTGGAATTTTGATTGTGAATTGTAGCTTGTTTAATCCAACACCTTCTCTTTCAGCTATGGTTGTTAATCATTATAAATTAAGAGGGAATATTTTGAGTTATAATCTTGGTGGTATGGGTTGTAGTGCTGGTCTTATCTCTATTGACCTTGCCAAACACCTCCTTCAG GCAAATCCAAACTCTTATGCCTTAGTAGTAAGCATGGAGAACATAACTCTAAATTTGTATCTCGGCAACAACCGATCGATGCTAGTGTCGAATTGTCTCTTCAGAATGGGCGGAGCCGCAATCCTCCTCTCAAACAAACCTTCTGATCGGCGCAGATCAAAATATCAATTAGTTCACACCGTCCGAACACATAAAGGCGCAGACGACAAATCCTACGGTTGTGTCTTCCAAAAAGAAGACGACACGAAAAAAGTCGGAGTAGCACTCTCAAAAGACCTAATGGCCGTTGCCGGAGAAGCCCTCAAAACAAATATCACAACATTAGGTCCATTAGTCCTTCCAATGTCGGAGCAGCTATTATTTTTCGTCACATTGGTCGGTCGAAAAATTTTCAAGATGAAAATAAAGCCATATATACCTGATTTTAAATTAGCTTTTGAACATTTTTGTATTCATGCCGGAGGAAGGGCAGTTTTGGATGAATTAGAAAAGAATCTTGATTTAAGTGAATGGCATATGGAGCCATCAAGAATGACACTTTATAGATTTGGCAACACTTCTAGTAGTTCTTTGTGGTACGAATTGGCTTATACAGAAGCTAAAGGAAGGATCAAAAAAGGTGATAGGACTTGGCAAATTGCATTTGGTTCTGGATTTAAATGTAATAGTGCTGTTTGGAAGGCTTTGAAGACTATAAATCCTGAAAAGGAGAAGAGTCCTTGGATTGATGAAATTCATGAGTTTCCTGTTCATGTGCCTCAAGTGGCAAAAATTGATTCTTaa